In Vicingus serpentipes, the DNA window AATACTCCTGATGATGATATTTGTATTTCATTTTTAGAAGACCAAGCAAGTGCCTATATTTCTGCTTGGAGACCAGACAGCAAAGGTGATAAAGATATTTATAGAGTTACATTTAATGAAATTGATACAAGACAAACCGTATATAAATCAAAAATTATTCCTTCTGGTTCTACAGAAGCAGTTACTGATGCTTTTGTAAGTGTTATTGACAATAGAACGCAAGAAGAAATTGGAACATACACTCCAAACCCTAAAAATGGTAGCTTTGTTATGATATTAAAACCTGGTAGCTATAATATTTTAATTGACGCTCCTGGATTTGCACCAAAAAATCAAGATGTTTATGTAATTGGTAAAAGTGACTTCGTTCCATTTACTACTATAGAATTTACTGTTACACCTTAATCTTATTATCAATAAACAAATTACCCTTTAAATTTAAATGAAATTAAAATTAAGTAAACCACTTGCTTTTTTCGATTTAGAAACAACTGGAATAAACATCGCTACAGACAGAATTGTAGAAATCTCAATTGTGAAAATTCTTCCTGATGGAGGGAAAGAAATCAAAACAAAATTAATTAACCCTACTATCCCAATTCCGATAGAATCATCAGCCGTTCATGGCATTACAGATGCCGATGTAGCTGACAAACCAACATTTAAAGAAGTTGCTAGAGAATTTTCTGCATTTATTGAAGGTTGTGATTTAGGTGGTTTTAATTCAAACAAATTTGATGTACCTCTTCTTGCTGAAGAATTTTTAAGAGCTGATGTAGATTTTGATATTTCTAAAAGAAAGTTAGTTGACGTTCAAAATATTTTCCATAAAATGGAGCAAAGAACCTTATCTGCTGCATATAAGTTCTATTGTGATAAAAATTTAGACAATGCTCATAGTGCTGAAGCAGACACATTGGCTACTTACGAAATTTTAGAAGCACAAATTGAAAAATATGATGAGTTAGAAAATGATGTCAAATTTTTAGCTGAATTTTCTCAACGAACTAATAATGCTGATTTATTAGGTCGAATAATCTATAACGAAGACGGAGTTGAAGTTTTTAATTTTGGAAAACATAAAGATGTTCCGGTTGAACAAGTTTTAGTTAGAGAACCTGGTTATTATAATTGGATGATGAATGGAGACTTTCCATTATACACTAAAAAAGTTTTGACTGCAATTCGATTAAGAGCATTGAAAAATTAACATCATGCAAAGTAAATTTAGTTATTGGGAAAACAACAGCTATTTTAATTCAATTGATTTGTTAGTAGTTGGTTCTGGAATCGTTGGTTTAAATACTGCAATAAATTTCAAAAAAAAGAATCCTACTGCTAAAGTTCTCATTCTAGAGAGAGGTGTATTACCAAACGGAGCTAGTACAAAAAATGCTGGTTTTGCTTGTTTTGGAAGTGTAAGTGAATTACTTGATGACTTAACAACAAACTCTGAAGAAAACGTTTTTTCTTTGGTTGATAAAAGATGGAAAGGGTTACAAGAATTGCGACAATTGATTGGCGATAAAAATTTAGATTTTCAAAATAATTATGGGTTAGAATTATTTACTAATAACGACCAAGAGCTATATAATACCTGCTTAGATAAAATTAACTATTTAAATAAAAATTTAACTTCAATAGTTGGTGCTGAAACCTACTCGAATGTTTCTAACACTTATGGATTTAACAATATTAATGGGGTTATAAAAAACAAATACGAGGGTCAGATTGATACTGGCAAAATGATGACCTCTCTAACACGTTTAGCTCAAGAGTTAGGTATCATAATCATTAATAACACACTAGTTACTAGCATTAATGATAATGAAAATAATGTTGAGATAACTACAAACTCAACACCGAATTTATACCCTAAAAAAGTTGTTGTAGCAACTAACGGATTTGCAAAGCAACTTTTAGAACTTAATGTAGATCCAGCAAGAGCTCAAGTTATTATTACTAAACCAATTGAAAATTTACCTTTTAAAGGTACTTTCCATTACGATAAAGGATATTATTACTTTAGAAATATTCACAATAGAGTGCTTTTTGGTGGTGGAAGAAATTTAGATTTTGAAGGAGAAAAAACAACTAATCTAGAAAATACTCCGTTGATTATTGATGAATTAAAAAGACTACTGAAAGAAGTAATTTTACCTAACACAAAGTATGAAATTGAATATACTTGGTCAGGAATTATGGGAGTTGGCGATACTAAACAAAATATTGTGAAACATTATTCAAAAAATATTGTTTGTGCAGTTCGAATGGGTGGTATGGGTGTTGCAATAGGCTCATTAATAGGAAAAGAAGCTGCTGAACTTTTAAATTAATAACTTATGAAAATAATTTGCATCGGTCGTAATTATGTTGATCACGCTAAAGAGCTTAATAATCCAGTTCCAAAAGAACCTGTTTTCTTTTTAAAGCCAGATACAGCTTTAATACCCGTAAGAAACCCTTTTGTAATTCCTAGCTTTAGTCAAGATGTTCATTATGAAGTAGAATTAGTTGTTAAAATTAATCGATTAGGAAAACACATTAACAAACAATTTGCTCATAAATACTATAATGAAATAAGTGTTGGTGTAGATTTTACAGCAAGAGATATTCAACAACAATGTAAAGAAAAAGGTTTACCATGGGAAAAAGCGAAAGCCTTTGATGGTTCTGCACCAACTGGAAATTTTATTACACTAGATGAAATTGATGATTTAAATAATCTAAATTTTAGTCTTCAAATAAATGGAGAAACTAGACAGGTAGGAAACACAAAAAACATGCTTTTTGATGTAGATACTATTATAGCCTATGTTTCTCAATTTTTTACATTAAAAATTGGAGATTACATTTTTACAGGAACACCTGCTGGAGTTGGACCTATTCATCGAAATGATAAAGTAGATTGTTATATCGAAGATAAAAAACTGCTAAGTTTTAAAGTGAAATAAAGGAGTTACCTTTTCATTAAAACAACATCCAAAGGTATTTCTTTTGAAGTATAATCTGGACTTGTTAAAATTTTAGCAAATTTCTGCTCCATCATATCCACTCGAATAAATAAACCTTTATTTGAATCTGTTGTCTCAAATTCTAACACAGGTTGAGCTTCACCATTAATTTCATCAATTTCTGGATCAAGATTATAATATAAATCTATCCCCTCTCCCACTAAAGTTTTGTTTCCTGAAGAATTCACAAAATCTAAAGCAAACCATATTGTGGAATCTGAAGTGTAAACAACTTTTAATAATTGCTGAAAAGAATTAGCTTCTTCTTTAGCCTCGTTATAAAATACTAAAGTATCATTACCTGAGACACTTGCATCATTAATTTTTTGTTTTTGATCAGATGAACATCCAACCAAAAACAAAAAACTAATAGTTATAAATAATATTCTCATTTTAATTATTTCCTAATATTAAAGGTAATCCATCTTTACCTCCTACAACAACAACTTTAGAATTTGGTGATTTAGCTAATTCTAACGTAGCTTCAATTCCTTTTTCTTGAAGTATATTTTGAGTTAATGAAGCATTTAAGATTCTATTAGCCTCAGCTTTACCTTTAGCTTCAATCATTACTTTTTCAGCTTCTTTTTGAGCTTTTTGAAGCTTAAACTCATATTCTAAAGATTCTTGTTCTTGCTTCAATTTACTTTCAATTGCAGTTTTAATTGTTGCAGGCAAAGTAATATCTCTAACCAGTACTTCATTCATTTGAATAAATTGCTTGTCTAAAATTTTCTTTGTCTCTTCATATATTTCAGACTGAATTACATCTCTTTTTGAAGAGTAAATTTCTTCCGGAGTGTAACGACCAATTACACTTCTCGTAGCTGAACGAATAGAAGGACGAACTACTCTATTTAAATAATCTTGCCCTTTTTCTTGATGTAATTGTGGTAATTTATTGTATAAAGGTTGGTACCACGTAGAAACCTCAACTGAAATTTCTAATCCGTTTGATGAAAGAACAGCCATTTTTTCCATTGCTTCTTGTTGACGAACTTCATAAGTTATCATTTTGTTCCAAGGAGCCATAATATGAAAACCTTCACCGTAAACATTATCTAATTCAATACCATTACCAAATGTTTTAAACAAAACTCCCCCTTCACCAGCTTTAATTGTTACTGAACTCTTCCACATCACAATAAGAAAAATAAATCCCAATGCAACTGTTAATACTACTTTTAATCCATTTTTAGGAAATTCAGGAGTTTTCATTTGTTCGTATTCCATCTTATATATCTTTTTTTTAATTTATAACGAAGTTAGTCATTTATCATTAAGTAAAACTTATAATTTCAATTCACTTTAGAAACTGCCATTTTATCAGCTAAAATTAAATTAAGCTGCCATTTTATCATAAAAAAGGGCTAAATCTCTTATTGGATTATAAATTGATGCAACATTAATGAACTAAAAACAATACAATTATGAACTTAAATAATTTCACAATTAAATCGCAAGAGGCTATTCAACAAGCCCAACAAATTGCATT includes these proteins:
- a CDS encoding fumarylacetoacetate hydrolase family protein; its protein translation is MKIICIGRNYVDHAKELNNPVPKEPVFFLKPDTALIPVRNPFVIPSFSQDVHYEVELVVKINRLGKHINKQFAHKYYNEISVGVDFTARDIQQQCKEKGLPWEKAKAFDGSAPTGNFITLDEIDDLNNLNFSLQINGETRQVGNTKNMLFDVDTIIAYVSQFFTLKIGDYIFTGTPAGVGPIHRNDKVDCYIEDKKLLSFKVK
- a CDS encoding NAD(P)/FAD-dependent oxidoreductase, which translates into the protein MQSKFSYWENNSYFNSIDLLVVGSGIVGLNTAINFKKKNPTAKVLILERGVLPNGASTKNAGFACFGSVSELLDDLTTNSEENVFSLVDKRWKGLQELRQLIGDKNLDFQNNYGLELFTNNDQELYNTCLDKINYLNKNLTSIVGAETYSNVSNTYGFNNINGVIKNKYEGQIDTGKMMTSLTRLAQELGIIIINNTLVTSINDNENNVEITTNSTPNLYPKKVVVATNGFAKQLLELNVDPARAQVIITKPIENLPFKGTFHYDKGYYYFRNIHNRVLFGGGRNLDFEGEKTTNLENTPLIIDELKRLLKEVILPNTKYEIEYTWSGIMGVGDTKQNIVKHYSKNIVCAVRMGGMGVAIGSLIGKEAAELLN
- a CDS encoding 3'-5' exonuclease, translated to MKLKLSKPLAFFDLETTGINIATDRIVEISIVKILPDGGKEIKTKLINPTIPIPIESSAVHGITDADVADKPTFKEVAREFSAFIEGCDLGGFNSNKFDVPLLAEEFLRADVDFDISKRKLVDVQNIFHKMEQRTLSAAYKFYCDKNLDNAHSAEADTLATYEILEAQIEKYDELENDVKFLAEFSQRTNNADLLGRIIYNEDGVEVFNFGKHKDVPVEQVLVREPGYYNWMMNGDFPLYTKKVLTAIRLRALKN
- a CDS encoding prohibitin family protein; translated protein: MEYEQMKTPEFPKNGLKVVLTVALGFIFLIVMWKSSVTIKAGEGGVLFKTFGNGIELDNVYGEGFHIMAPWNKMITYEVRQQEAMEKMAVLSSNGLEISVEVSTWYQPLYNKLPQLHQEKGQDYLNRVVRPSIRSATRSVIGRYTPEEIYSSKRDVIQSEIYEETKKILDKQFIQMNEVLVRDITLPATIKTAIESKLKQEQESLEYEFKLQKAQKEAEKVMIEAKGKAEANRILNASLTQNILQEKGIEATLELAKSPNSKVVVVGGKDGLPLILGNN